The segment TTAGCGCCATTGAATGAAATAGACACCCGCGATATGGCTGGCGATGCCAAGGATTATGAAATAAAAACCGAGGCGTCAGCGGTGGACATTCTTCTCAACATTTTTACCGGCTATCTCACTATCACGTCTCGCACGGTTACCGTGACGAAATAGATTTGGGAAACAGGACGGCTCGATGGCATTCTTTTTGGGGCAACCCTTTCAAAGGGCTTAAACCTTTGAAAGGGTCAAGTGTCTTTAGCTGGTTCAATTTTATGCACCACAGCAATTTTTGTATTTTTTCCCACTGCCGCACGGACAGGGGGGATTACGACCAATTTTATTTGATTTGACTGGCTGCGCCGGATTTAGCATTTTTTCCAGATCCGAAATATCTTCCGGCTTGTCCGGCTCAAATCCGATGATGTAACGCCATCCGTGCTCTTCACATTTTTCAACAACATAATCCGCCGTTTTTTCTGTTCGCTTCCCAGTTTTGCCATGTTTTTCCCCTTTCATTTTTTCCTAATTTTATAGAAATTTGTGACGTTTTTGGAAAAATTGCAAGATTTTTTTCAATATATTTGAGAAGGTTCTAATTTAATTCACATGACACGTCTGGCACGATTCCGGATCAGGAAAGCCGATCTCGCTGTGCTTTTGTAAATGACAAGTCCCGCACGGCGGAACTTGGTGATGGCCTTTAGGCGCGCCATTGTTGCCGTGGCATTCGACGCAAGTGTACGGCGGATTTTTTTCGACGGTGAAATTGCTGTCTGGGTGCACTTTTTCCGGCTGGTGGCATTGCCAGCAATTTGGTTTCTGCCAACCGGGATGTGATGACGTGAGTTCCACGCTTTCTTCCGGTTCTGGCGGATCCGAAATTTTATCTTTGCAGCTAAAGATAATGATAAAAATCAAAAATGTGAAAAGTACGAGAGCGATGGTGTTCAATTTTTCTGTCTGCAAAATGGGAGTTTCTCCTCGTGTGATTTGTAGAGCAATACAAAAAATTTGCACGGCAAATTCAAGCGCAATTCATTATTATCTGAATGTCCCCCAAAATTTTGGAAATTTATAGATTAAAATAACTTTTTTTGCCGGAAAAAATGATTTCGAAAATTTATGATTCTCATTTTTTCATAATTAATTTAAAAACGTTCAACCCTTTCAGGGTTGCCTTTTCAAAATGAACTTCATTTCTCCTGCAAATGTTCAACATCTTTGATGTTGTTTTTATAAAAAACAGGTAGATAAATAAGAAAGACACTGAAAAGTGACCAGTAATTCTTTTTATCTCTGAATCCCGAAGGGATTCAACATTTTTAGACNNNNNNNNNNNNNNNNNNNNNNNNNNNTCCGGTAGGAGTTGAACAAAAGTTAAATGTCCGGAAAGTGAAATAAAGTTGTGAATTTCGGGAAATAGCTTTTTCAGATTATTCCCCGGAGTTAACTTTTTTATTCTTCGAATCATATCACACATTAGATTTGATAATTTTGGGGGACATTCAACAATTCATTATTTCCCCTGTTCGGGTTGAAAACTATTCTCTATCTAATTTGGGTTAACAAGAAGGCGAATTGCACACCATCGTATAAAACATGAGACAAAACCAGCGGAAACAGTCTGCGGTATCTGTAGAAATAAAAACTCATAACCACGCTTTTTAGTCCGATAGAAATAATTCCGAAAAGCCCCTGGTACAAATGAGTCACTCCGATGAGCGCAGATGCGAGAAAGATAACGGCAATGTGCCAATTCTTATTGTCGCTTGTATTCCAGAGGCATTTGAGCAGGAATGTTCTGGATAATTCCTCGTAAAGAGCAATCCCAATCCACAGAACCGGGCCAAACCAGATAGCCATGAGTAAAGGATTGTGCGCCAGGTCTCTGATAACATTTATTAGTTCTGTGTTTGGCGG is part of the Calditrichota bacterium genome and harbors:
- a CDS encoding CPBP family intramembrane metalloprotease; amino-acid sequence: MNKTLRNILAVSIAILPINLVMIWYRLTQTENFSTSDMIVYPLLFGGGSIILILLLNKYLVKESFKETFNSGKGTWYWDVLIGIGLTVIYFAMSYVERATLMQWLPRNNPPNTELINVIRDLAHNPLLMAIWFGPVLWIGIALYEELSRTFLLKCLWNTSDNKNWHIAVIFLASALIGVTHLYQGLFGIISIGLKSVVMSFYFYRYRRLFPLVLSHVLYDGVQFAFLLTQIR